The Perca flavescens isolate YP-PL-M2 chromosome 23, PFLA_1.0, whole genome shotgun sequence genome has a window encoding:
- the irf5 gene encoding interferon regulatory factor 5 isoform X2 has product MSVQPRRIRLKPWLLAQVNSGRYPGLQWISPDHRLFQIPWKHATRHTQAADEEHTIFKAWAVETGKYQDGVDEPDPAKWKANLRCALNKSREFQLKYDGTKETPVQPYKIYEVCEQSGNTDGADEEDEEMPNLMELTINPRPSEPPLFSFAAQADVRPFSLSSDGTFGPVTPSLPVTPDLQAQGGVGGGQSFPPGSAPMEASSMEDVQNQTHCKYDLLSSVPLTDLELKFQYRGRPMGCLTVSNPQGCRLFFGLLEPTPEQVDLLGPVSLQQVRFPGTADLQNHKQKFYTDALLDVMERGLILEIWQQDIYAVRLCQCKVFWSGPGVSEHGGPNPMEREKKIKVFSLNDFLQGLILFHED; this is encoded by the exons ATGAGCGTGCAGCCCCGGAGGATTCGTCTGAAGCCCTGGCTGCTGGCCCAGGTGAACAGCGGCAGGTATCCTGGTCTACAGTGGATCAGTCCAGACCACCGACTCTTCCAGATCCCCTGGAAACACGCTACACGCCACACGCAGGCCGCAGACGAGGAACACACCATCTTCAAG GCCTGGGCCGTGGAGACAGGGAAGTATCAGGACGGTGTGGATGAGCCCGACCCTGCCAAGTGGAAAGCTAACCTCCGCTGCGCTCTGAACAAAAGTCGAGAGTTTCAGCTGAAATACGACGGCACCAAAGAGACGCCGGTCCAGCCGTACAAGATCTACGAAGTCTGCGAGCAGAGCGGGAACACAG ACGGAGCAGATGAGGAAGACGAGGAG ATGCCGAATCTGATGGAGCTCACGATCA ACCCCCGGCCCAGCGAGCCCCCCCTCTTCAGCTTCGCGGCCCAAGCAGACGTCCGTCCCTTCAGTCTGTCCTCTGACGGGACGTTTGGTCCCGTAACCCCCAGCCTCCCTGTGACCCCTGACCTCCAGGCtcagggtggggtggggggggggcagagcTTCCCCCCTGGCTCCGCCCCCATGGAGGCCAGCAGCATGGAGGACGTCCAGAACCAAACACACTGCAAGTACGACCTGCTGAGCAGCGTCCCGC TAACGGACCTGGAGCTGAAGTTCCAGTACCGCGGCCGGCCGATGGGCTGCCTGACCGTCAGTAACCCTCAGGGCTGCCGGCTGTTCTTCGGGCTGCTGGAGCCGACCCCGGAGCAGGTGGACCTGCTGGGGCCTGTCAGCCTGCAGCAGGTCCGGTTCCCCGGCACCGCTGATCTGCAGAACCACAAGCAGAAGTTCTACACAGACGCCCTGCTGGACGTGATGGAGCGCGGTCTGATCCTGGAGATCTGGCAGCAGGACATCTACGCCGTGCGCCTCTGCCAGTGCAAGGTGTTCTGGTCCGGCCCGGGAGTGTCCGAACACGGAGGCCCAAACCCCATGGAGCGGGAGAAGAAGATCAAAGTGTTCAGCCTCAACGACTTCCTGCAAG GGCTGATCCTGTTCCATGAGGACTAA
- the irf5 gene encoding interferon regulatory factor 5 isoform X1 produces the protein MSVQPRRIRLKPWLLAQVNSGRYPGLQWISPDHRLFQIPWKHATRHTQAADEEHTIFKAWAVETGKYQDGVDEPDPAKWKANLRCALNKSREFQLKYDGTKETPVQPYKIYEVCEQSGNTDGADEEDEEMPNLMELTINPRPSEPPLFSFAAQADVRPFSLSSDGTFGPVTPSLPVTPDLQAQGGVGGGQSFPPGSAPMEASSMEDVQNQTHCKYDLLSSVPLTDLELKFQYRGRPMGCLTVSNPQGCRLFFGLLEPTPEQVDLLGPVSLQQVRFPGTADLQNHKQKFYTDALLDVMERGLILEIWQQDIYAVRLCQCKVFWSGPGVSEHGGPNPMEREKKIKVFSLNDFLQGLILFHRGEAESPPPFDIFFCFGEDWPDKKPKEKKLIIVQVVPVVARILTEMFSGELSWSTDSIRLQISNPDVKDQTVEQFKELQRLLQNQHIQGPWAPAGP, from the exons ATGAGCGTGCAGCCCCGGAGGATTCGTCTGAAGCCCTGGCTGCTGGCCCAGGTGAACAGCGGCAGGTATCCTGGTCTACAGTGGATCAGTCCAGACCACCGACTCTTCCAGATCCCCTGGAAACACGCTACACGCCACACGCAGGCCGCAGACGAGGAACACACCATCTTCAAG GCCTGGGCCGTGGAGACAGGGAAGTATCAGGACGGTGTGGATGAGCCCGACCCTGCCAAGTGGAAAGCTAACCTCCGCTGCGCTCTGAACAAAAGTCGAGAGTTTCAGCTGAAATACGACGGCACCAAAGAGACGCCGGTCCAGCCGTACAAGATCTACGAAGTCTGCGAGCAGAGCGGGAACACAG ACGGAGCAGATGAGGAAGACGAGGAG ATGCCGAATCTGATGGAGCTCACGATCA ACCCCCGGCCCAGCGAGCCCCCCCTCTTCAGCTTCGCGGCCCAAGCAGACGTCCGTCCCTTCAGTCTGTCCTCTGACGGGACGTTTGGTCCCGTAACCCCCAGCCTCCCTGTGACCCCTGACCTCCAGGCtcagggtggggtggggggggggcagagcTTCCCCCCTGGCTCCGCCCCCATGGAGGCCAGCAGCATGGAGGACGTCCAGAACCAAACACACTGCAAGTACGACCTGCTGAGCAGCGTCCCGC TAACGGACCTGGAGCTGAAGTTCCAGTACCGCGGCCGGCCGATGGGCTGCCTGACCGTCAGTAACCCTCAGGGCTGCCGGCTGTTCTTCGGGCTGCTGGAGCCGACCCCGGAGCAGGTGGACCTGCTGGGGCCTGTCAGCCTGCAGCAGGTCCGGTTCCCCGGCACCGCTGATCTGCAGAACCACAAGCAGAAGTTCTACACAGACGCCCTGCTGGACGTGATGGAGCGCGGTCTGATCCTGGAGATCTGGCAGCAGGACATCTACGCCGTGCGCCTCTGCCAGTGCAAGGTGTTCTGGTCCGGCCCGGGAGTGTCCGAACACGGAGGCCCAAACCCCATGGAGCGGGAGAAGAAGATCAAAGTGTTCAGCCTCAACGACTTCCTGCAAG GGCTGATCCTGTTCCACCGAGGGGAAGCTGAGAGCCCGCCCCCCTTCGACATCTTCTTCTGCTTCGGAGAGGATTGGCCCGACAAGAAACCCAAAGAGAAGAAGCTCATCATCGTGCAG GTGGTGCCGGTGGTGGCCCGGATCCTGACGGAGATGTTCTCTGGAGAGCTGAGCTGGTCCACCGACAGCATCCGGCTTCAGATCTCAAACCCAGACGTCAAGGACCAGACTGTGGAGCAGTTCAAGGAGCTGCAGAGGCTGCTGCAGAACCAGCACATCCAGGGCCCCTGGGCCCCCGCCGGGCCCTGA